Genomic segment of Leopardus geoffroyi isolate Oge1 chromosome B2, O.geoffroyi_Oge1_pat1.0, whole genome shotgun sequence:
TAGGAACTCTCCATTGCCTGTCGAAATACGTCTGTTGTAGGAAATTATATTCCCTGGGCTTTGACTTTTATAGATTATGTGGGCATAGGAGATGACATAGAATATCCAGAAGCAGTGCATGAAAATACGGGACATCAGGCCAAACCAGCGCATGACTCTGACCTCTTCAATGACAGAGTCATTGTTGGTAAAGATTTGTACTATAATGTTTACGGCTTCATAGAAAAGGATCCAGATGATGTAGGTCACCAAGCCCCTGTGTATTTGAGCATATACTGAGTACAGGAGGAAGCAGCTGATGATGAGGGTaatgaaagacaggaagaagaccATATTGAAAGCCCAGCAGATGATGAACTGGCTTAGCAGGACACTTGCACTCTTGTTCAGTAGGTGATTATCAGTGCACTTGTTGTTCCTTATGTATCTGTGTTCGAAGATGAGGTACATGTTGGTGGCCACGATGGTAAAGACCCCTGATAACACGGTGCCCATTTTGGCAGTCATCCCAAACCAGTGCTGCTGTCTCATGCTGAGACTTCCTGTGAAGACGAACAAGATACAGGAGAATTCTGGTTCCTGCCAATGTGATAAATGGTCACAgtttctgcctcctgccccaaATGCACCCTGGAAAAACAATAGAGAGAAATATGGAAACAAGGAAATAACAGCTTTGGGAAGACAGAAGGCTTTAAAATTGCTTGcgaatgacatatctgataaaggctcAGTGCCCAGAATCTGTAAAGAAATTATCAAGCTCagcaccccaaaaatgaataatccagttgagaaatgggcagaagataggagtagacattttcccaaagaaaacatccagatggctaacagacatgaagAGGTGCTCgacagcactcatcatcagggaaatacaaatcgaaatcatgatgagataccacctcacacctgttggactggctaaagttaacaacacaagaaacaacagatgttggtcagggtgtggagaaaggggaaccctcttgcacagtttctgggaatgcaaaccggggcagccactgtggagaacagtatggaggttcctcgaaaagttaaaaatagccctacaacccagcaattgcactactaggtatttaccccaagtttataaaaataccgaatcaaaggggtacatgcaccccaatgatacagcagcagtatcaacagtagccaaactagggaaggagcccaaatgtccatcgaccgATGAAtggaaagaagatgtggtattgataccatggaatatcactcagccatcaaaaggaaggcaatcttgccatttgtggtgATGTGGGTGGAGCCagattgtattatgctaagcgaaataagtcagaaaaagacaaataccgtatgatttcactcatgtggaatttcggaaacaaaacagatgaacatatgggaggggggaaagtgaaggaaacaaatcataagaggctttttttttttttttaagtttttatttattttgagagagagagggagtgcgtgtgtgcacacaagcgatggaggggcagagagagagaatcccaagcaggcttcacactgtcagcgcagggccagatgtggggctccaacccatgaactgtgagatcatgacctgaacggaaatcaagagttggatattcaggggcgcctgggtggcgcagtcggttaagcgtccgacttcagccaggtcacgatctcgcggtccgtgagttcgagccccgcatcaggctctgggctgatggctcagagcctggagcctgtttccgattctgtgtctccctctctctctgcccctcccccgttcatgctctgtctctctctgtcccaaaaataaataaacgttgaaaaaaaaaattttttttaaaaaagagttggatattcaaccgactgagccacccaggggccctccataagagactcttaaccatagagaacaagctgagggttgatggagggaggtgggtgagggacgGATTGAATGAGTGattggtattaaggagggcacttgtgatgagcactgggtgttgtatgtaagtgaggaatcactgaattctagtcctgaaaccaatattgcaccatATGTTAACcactagaattttatttatttatttatttatttatttatttatttatttttaaattttttaaatgtttatttttgagagagagagagagcgcgcgcacatgaGTGcgaataggagaggggcagagagagagagggagacagagggtccaaagcaggctccatgctgacagtagagagcccgatgtggagcttgaatccacaaaccgggggattatgacctgagccgaagtcggacacttcatggactgagccacccaggggccccaactaactagaatttaaataaaattttggaaagaaaaaaaaaaaataaaatcgcttgggagtgtgagtggggaggagggaggatgcAGTCTGGGGCGGGTCGTAAGGAGCAGGTGATTAGAGaagtggttctcagccctggctttACATTAGAATCAATGAAGTACCCAGGCCCAGTCTTCACCCCGGACCAGTTAGAACATCCTGCGGGTGCTACTCAGAAATCGGTATTTTTCAGACTTCCTGGTGATTTTCACAGGTAGCCAGTAGTAGGAAACACTGGGTAGAGAAGGTAGTTTAAATTAtgctcttctcttctcccagcaCTGCTGCACCCTGGTAGGGAAAATTGCCAGACCTTGAGTGAAGGTGTCTCAGGAGAAAATCAGTACAATATCGCCGCTGGCGTGAGGCGTTGACGAAAACAGGTGGACACCAACTGGCTTTCCCCAATCACTCCTGCACTACGTATCAAAActgaaagaatacaaagaaagtgGGAGGGACGAGAGGgcgggtgatgggcactgaggagggcacctgttgggatgagcattgggtgttgtatggaaaccaatttgacaataaagttcatatttaaaaaagaaaagaaaagaaaagaatacacaaGAAAGGTATACTTTAAGGGAAATTTGGAGCCTTCAGGAGAGGATTGCCtaacaatagaaaagaaaaagcaataatgAGCTGGGTGTTCAACTAAAaaacttaagggggaaaaaaaccccaataataagaacaacaaaaaaataggaggaagaaaataaacagaagagcagaaatcagtgaaaaggaaataaagatagaGGGATCTCTGATTGGTTAGGTTATCGGGGCCAACTTGCTGCTTAAAGCAACTAAAAAATGCTAGGCaccatagttttaaaatattcttaggggcgcctgggtggcgcagtcggttaagcgaccgacttcagccaggtcacgatctcgcggtccgtgagttcgagccccgcgtcgggctctgggctgatggctcagatcctggagcctgtttccgattctgtgtctccctctctctctgcccctcccccgttcatgctctgtctctctctgtcccaaaaataaataaacgttgaaaaaaaaaatattcttaaaagcaCAGAAGAGCTGACAAAGTAGGAGGTGGGAAGACAGTCTATGGGAGAGGTAAGAAAGCATGGAAGTCGATTTTGCTCTGAGGGTATTTACCAGTCTGAGCAAATGTGAATTACATTATGTGCTGTAGGCTAAGGGTGAATGAAATCAAAGCTCAGGATCCACCAAGGTGGGGAGTCTATCAGAAAGCCTTCCTTGTATTTGTCATGCCCCTTCCCCAGAGGGCTATGATTAAATGTGAATCAGAAGTAAACCTGACCCCACATCTTTCTCTCAAGAGCTCCAAGGAAGACAACTTAGTACTACACTGCACAAAAGGGGAGAAAACTCCCCTTGAGACATTGTAACCATAGCTAATCTTTTTGTGGATTTGTAGCCCAAATTTTATGAAGTATTCTAAAAAAGGTTTTCATTTACCAGGAGTCTAGTTTAAAGCAGTcctgaggggcgcttgggtggctcagtcagttaagtgtcggacttcagctcaggtcatgatcttgcagttcgtgggttagagccccacatcgggctctgtgctgacagctcagagcctggaacctgcttcagattctgtgtctccctctctctctgcccctcccctgcttgcactctgtgtgtatgtgtctctctctcaaaaataaataaacattaaaaaataaataaaataaagtagtccTGAACTGGAATTCTCTTAAGTTCCTGGTAGCAGCAAATTCACATCTTCTCTGGAGGAATGCATCTTTGTGTTGGTCCTCAAAGAATCTCCAGCAGTTAATCACTGCATAGACGATGGGTACCATACAGTAAAAAAGAACCCAGCATGCAAGGAACAAGGCACTGCAAGTGAGAACCAGCAGAAATAACAGCAGAAACAGAACTGCGAAAAATATCAACTTATGAAACAATTATAGTTACTACATTTTttggtatatgtgctgctgaagcgagcacagTTACTacattttttgtattaaaatttttattttcttaaatttttattttatttatattgtatttttaacgTGTAAAGTACACATAAAATATGCCaccttaatcattttttaaagtttatttattttagtaatctccacacccaatgtggggcccaaactcatgaccaagagttgcatgctcttccaacagaACCTGCCAAGTGCctcaccatcttaaccatttttaaagc
This window contains:
- the TMEM217 gene encoding transmembrane protein 217, which gives rise to MRQQHWFGMTAKMGTVLSGVFTIVATNMYLIFEHRYIRNNKCTDNHLLNKSASVLLSQFIICWAFNMVFFLSFITLIISCFLLYSVYAQIHRGLVTYIIWILFYEAVNIIVQIFTNNDSVIEEVRVMRWFGLMSRIFMHCFWIFYVISYAHIIYKSQSPGNIISYNRRISTGNGEFLRRKSKIINFTRHYHG